One window of Hydractinia symbiolongicarpus strain clone_291-10 chromosome 3, HSymV2.1, whole genome shotgun sequence genomic DNA carries:
- the LOC130636675 gene encoding AKT-interacting protein homolog A-like isoform X2 gives MKERLNLSLDNLPPRRRSFDLNTSVSSDLSIECSIIDEDIEKSPQNGFEEFYKHYRNKVIRNELSLVSQHKQDGIYVVPSVKSLQIWFGVLFIRDGPYKEGIFHFTIYFSDDYPESVPVLRFKSKIFHPQIEIRRGVLNTEPVFFKSPNKKEFHVWELLEYARSCFYHLRISESKNNEAANLFRTDLNLFKARCRSSVLDSLLEFEEQRHVGDYDNENPFRSRLIEHYIKDGVKNIILTKSYRLDKSDGMVEWAKNQLGKVLNNIAYYSPVGKSRDVGTDLPHSQKNIKVMRQNKTSPKKRIKTPVHEES, from the coding sequence ATGAAGGAGCGGTTAAACTTAAGTTTAGACAACCTCCCACCACGGAGAAGGTCGTTCGATTTGAACACTAGCGTGTCGTCGGATCTAAGCATCGAGTGTTCCATCATTGACGAAGATATCGAAAAATCTCCTCAAAATGGTTTTGAAGAATTTTACAAGCATTATCGCAACAAGGTAATCCGAAACGAACTTAGCTTAGTCAGCCAACACAAACAAGATGGAATTTACGTAGTCCCGTCGGTAAAGTCTTTACAGATTTGGTTTGGTGTTTTGTTTATACGAGATGGACCATACAAAGAGGGAATATTTCATTTTACAATTTACTTTAGCGACGATTATCCAGAAAGCGTACCTGTATTGAGAttcaaaagtaaaatttttcacCCACAAATCGAAATTAGAAGGGGAGTCTTAAACACAGAGCccgtattttttaaatcaccaAATAAAAAAGAGTTTCATGTTTGGGAACTACTGGAATACGCTCGCTCTTGTTTTTATCATTTAAGAATAAGCGAGTCAAAGAACAACGAGGCAGCAAATCTATTTAGGACAGATTTGAACTTATTTAAAGCTCGATGCAGGTCATCTGTTTTAGACTCATTATTAGAGTTTGAAGAACAGAGGCATGTAGGAGATTACGATAACGAAAATCCTTTTCGGTCACGTTTGATTGAACATTATATAAAAGATggcgttaaaaatataatactaACAAAAAGTTATCGCCTCGATAAGTCAGACGGAATGGTTGAGTGGGCGAAAAATCAGCTAGGTAAAGTATTGAATAATATAGCCTACTACAGTCCTGTTGGAAAGTCACGTGATGTTGGAACTGATCTACCACactctcaaaaaaatattaaagtgaTGCGACAAAATAAAACATCACCGAAGAAGCGTATAAAAACTCCTGTACATGAAGAAAGTTAA
- the LOC130636671 gene encoding uncharacterized protein LOC130636671 — MTKKVFLWTAPRCISTAFERSIMEINHSKIFHEPYSRSYYFGPERQSCRYESSPVDLKASYLDTCKKLTKEFDGIEVIFSKDMAYAIENHFDEMLKDELKNFQHTFLIRNPKKTVVSLYKASVNTQLTGWDFFDPVEAGFKQMYDLYQFIINRLDQQPVIIDADDLLANPAETMEAYCKVTNLPFDENMLKWEPGPILDWDVWNGWHDSALKSSGFTKHDVQQLQNFENLDDYPLEVQSCVKECQVYYEFLRTRKTEPTNTC, encoded by the exons ATGACAAAGAAGGTTTTTTTGTGGACTGCACCTCGGTGTATCTCAACAGCATTTGAACGATCAATAATGGAAATCAATCACTCCAAGATATTTCATGAACCCTATTCAAGAAGTTACTATTTCGGTCCGGAACGACAAAGTTGCAGATACGAAAGTAGTCCGGTAGATTTGAAAGCATCATACTTGGATACATGTAAAAAACTGACCAAGGAATTCGACGGTATAGAGGTCATATTTTCAAAGGACATGGCGTACGCTATCGAGAATCATTTTGATGAAATGCTAAAGGACGAACTGAAAAACTTTCAACACACATTTTTGATCCGAAATCCTAAAAAAACAGTTGTCAGTTTGTATAAAGCGTCGGTAAATACACAACTAACCGGATGGGATTTTTTCGATCCAGTCGAAGCTGGATTTAAGCAAATGTATGATTTGTATCAGTTCATTATAAACCGGTTAGACCAGCAACCGGTGATTATTGATGCAGATGATTTGTTGGCGAACCCGGCTGAAACAATGGAAG CCTACTGCAAAGTCACAAATCTTCCATTTGATGAAAATATGTTGAAATGGGAACCTGGTCCAATACTGGATTGGGATGTTTGGAATGGTTGGCATGACAGCGCACTCAAAAGCTCAGGATTTACCAAGCATGATGTCCAGCAGctacaaaattttgaaaacttggACGATTACCCATTAGAAGTACAGTCGTGTGTAAAAGAATGTCAAGTGTATTATGAGTTTTTAAGAACCCGAAAAACTGAACCAACAAATACATGTTAA
- the LOC130636675 gene encoding AKT-interacting protein-like isoform X1, with amino-acid sequence MAKYFPLQRLYIEFGSHSAIYHLNSCDLSSTSILILKKTKTSIVEKMEDVSANPLQSYLENDENIDEKEVKAQEDLNGSIDDSFSLNKSSEIGRQFQNMKERLNLSLDNLPPRRRSFDLNTSVSSDLSIECSIIDEDIEKSPQNGFEEFYKHYRNKVIRNELSLVSQHKQDGIYVVPSVKSLQIWFGVLFIRDGPYKEGIFHFTIYFSDDYPESVPVLRFKSKIFHPQIEIRRGVLNTEPVFFKSPNKKEFHVWELLEYARSCFYHLRISESKNNEAANLFRTDLNLFKARCRSSVLDSLLEFEEQRHVGDYDNENPFRSRLIEHYIKDGVKNIILTKSYRLDKSDGMVEWAKNQLGKVLNNIAYYSPVGKSRDVGTDLPHSQKNIKVMRQNKTSPKKRIKTPVHEES; translated from the coding sequence ATGGCGAAGTATTTTCCGCTTCAGCGACTTTATATCGAGTTTGGCTCACATTCTGCTATATATCATTTGAATTCTTGTGATCTTTCTTCCACGAGtatacttattttaaaaaaaacaaagacgaGTATAGTAGAAAAAATGGAAGATGTCAGCGCAAATCCTCTTCAATCTTATTTAGAAAATGATGAAAACATTGATGAGAAGGAAGTGAAAGCGCAAGAAGATTTAAATGGATCCATTGATGATTCTTTCTCACTTAATAAATCTTCAGAAATAGGAAGACAATTTCAAAATATGAAGGAGCGGTTAAACTTAAGTTTAGACAACCTCCCACCACGGAGAAGGTCGTTCGATTTGAACACTAGCGTGTCGTCGGATCTAAGCATCGAGTGTTCCATCATTGACGAAGATATCGAAAAATCTCCTCAAAATGGTTTTGAAGAATTTTACAAGCATTATCGCAACAAGGTAATCCGAAACGAACTTAGCTTAGTCAGCCAACACAAACAAGATGGAATTTACGTAGTCCCGTCGGTAAAGTCTTTACAGATTTGGTTTGGTGTTTTGTTTATACGAGATGGACCATACAAAGAGGGAATATTTCATTTTACAATTTACTTTAGCGACGATTATCCAGAAAGCGTACCTGTATTGAGAttcaaaagtaaaatttttcacCCACAAATCGAAATTAGAAGGGGAGTCTTAAACACAGAGCccgtattttttaaatcaccaAATAAAAAAGAGTTTCATGTTTGGGAACTACTGGAATACGCTCGCTCTTGTTTTTATCATTTAAGAATAAGCGAGTCAAAGAACAACGAGGCAGCAAATCTATTTAGGACAGATTTGAACTTATTTAAAGCTCGATGCAGGTCATCTGTTTTAGACTCATTATTAGAGTTTGAAGAACAGAGGCATGTAGGAGATTACGATAACGAAAATCCTTTTCGGTCACGTTTGATTGAACATTATATAAAAGATggcgttaaaaatataatactaACAAAAAGTTATCGCCTCGATAAGTCAGACGGAATGGTTGAGTGGGCGAAAAATCAGCTAGGTAAAGTATTGAATAATATAGCCTACTACAGTCCTGTTGGAAAGTCACGTGATGTTGGAACTGATCTACCACactctcaaaaaaatattaaagtgaTGCGACAAAATAAAACATCACCGAAGAAGCGTATAAAAACTCCTGTACATGAAGAAAGTTAA
- the LOC130635479 gene encoding uncharacterized protein LOC130635479: protein MFRQAQLNRVKLQTVFKRLASFVPVEFNTSLKQHGSRINGRKFLPGSSHKDMPEFLSYRHNPNLKAVHFKGDKSKVATAVREYIDANLQSSSAILFKGLPIENEHDFNRIVKGTGFKMMPYVGGIASRDTLVDKVYEASNEPKEISIDLHNEMSYVKWFPKKIMFCCITPSAIDGETPICFNRELLRELDPIFVKKVDEKKIRYIRNYGTRENSDYMSWQSIFETDSKECAEEVLKSLNSEWKWHSDGTLTSWHIGDAFITHPETNEKIWFNQIPAMHNSFYFNHPDFYDQPELKTEELPFHMTYGDGEEMELGFIQQHRIAQWKLAVGIQWEKGDLIVLDDLLVQHGRMSYQGARKLVVGLIDE, encoded by the exons ATGTTTCGCCAAGCACAACTTAATCGAGTTAAATTACAGACAGTGTTTAAGCGACTTGCATCTTTTGTGCCAGTAGAGTTCAACACAAGTCTTAAGCAACATGGTTCACGCATCAATGGTCGGAAGTTTCTGCCAGGCTCTTCTCATAAAGATATGCCAGAATTTTTAAGCTACAGACACAACCCAAACCTAAAAGCTGTTCACTTCAAAGGTGACAAAAGTAAAGTTGCTACCGCAGTACGAGAATACATAGACGCTAATCTGCAAAGCAGCAGCGCGATATTATTTAAAGGTCTTCCAATCGAGAACGAACACGACTTTAATCGAATAGTTAAAGGCACAGGTTTTAAAATGATGCCATACGTAGGTGGTATCGCCAGCAGGGATACCTTAGTTGATAAAGTGTATGAAGCAAGTAACGAACCCAAGGAAATTAGTATTGATTTGCATAATGAGATGTCGTACGTCAAATGGTTCCCCAAAAAG ATAATGTTCTGCTGCATCACCCCTTCAGCAATTGATGGAGAAACTCCGATTTGTTTCAACAGGGAATTATTGAGAGAGCTTGATCCAATATTTGTCAAAAAGgtggatgaaaaaaaaatccgaTATATTAGGAATTATGGAACTCGTGAGAATTCGGATTATATGTCATGGCAGTCAATATTTGAGACTGATTCAAAAGAG tgTGCAGAAGAAGTTCTGAAGTCTTTAAACAGCGAATGGAAATGGCATTCAGATGGTACCTTAACAAGTTGGCATATTGGTGATGCTTTTATAACACATCCAGaaacaaatgaaaaaatctGGTTCAATCAAATACCAGCAATGCACAATTCGTTTTATTTTAATCATCCAGATTTTTATGATCAACCTGAATTAAAAACAGAAGAATTGCCTTTTCATATGACTTATGGTGATGGTGAAGAAATGGAGTTGGGGTTTATACAACAGCATCGAATTGCTCAATGGAAATTAGCTGTCGGAATTCAGTGGGAAAAGGGAGATTTGATAGTTCTGGATGATTTGTTAGTGCAACATGGACGAATGAGTTATCAAGGAGCGAGAAAACTAGTGGTTGGTTTAATTGAtgagtga
- the LOC130637015 gene encoding lysophosphatidic acid receptor 3-like: MQIVFGFMFTTMSLTTITAITVDLHLAISKPFSHKKRTNSKIIEKVTVITWVLCVILSVVIGYIFPEFIKIYVLTWCVLYFMLISFILCVQRTIYKYIRRNENRQTCFKRSFKEITVIICAFILCFIPGIIAEVISNILSDMFVKNYILPWTHVFTFCNCVLDPIICIMGTPQLRNKISNFF, from the coding sequence ATGCAAATCGTGTTTGGATTTATGTTTACGACTATGTCACTAACAACTATTACCGCCATTACTGTCGACTTGCACCTTGCTATCTCAAAACCATTTTCACACAAAAAACGAACGAATAGTAAAATAATCGAGAAGGTTACAGTCATAACATGGGTATTATGCGTAATTTTGTCTGTTGTGATTGGTTATATTTTTCCcgaatttattaaaatatacgtTCTTACATGGTGTGTTCTATACTTCATGCTGATCTCTTTTATTTTATGTGTACAAAGAACGATCTACAAGTACATCAGACGGAATGAAAATAGACAAACTTGTTTCAAGCGTTCCTTTAAGGAGATAACTGTGATTATTTGTGCGTTTATTCTATGTTTTATACCTGGTATTATTGCGGAAGTGATTTCCAATATATTAAGTGATATGTTcgtgaaaaattatattttacctTGGACGCACGTCTTCACATTTTGTAACTGTGTATTAGATCCAATAATATGCATTATGGGTACTCCTCAATTGAGAaacaaaatatcaaactttttttaa
- the LOC130636670 gene encoding uncharacterized protein LOC130636670, which translates to MVPLSHKIVNGGLAVLIVILHITIITVVSSKPNLRKIRSHKYIIHLCCGHIMIAGGILIGFITVTDLFTPVSYLHINLGLIALTLDRFLTIQFPFRYSNWRKENYILALLWFATVMATVYVFLTKPSTEEKASTQNNDNTMIMFVIVTAVVIFILTLSNALLFHTARKQLYSIKKMEIALKTTEPKATDSSARNASSSASTRKQQVKEIRQFYICFGFVLTYVLAWSPPVITKFIHLAFNIKASHMTFAWMITFTNLNSLSDGLIFIGLNKSLRNVCQSIFYKMKGKPNTHSFSDTSSTSHK; encoded by the exons ATGGTACCATTATCGCATAAGATCGTGAACGGCGGTTTGGCGGTATTGATCGTAATATTGCATATAACCATCATCACTGTTGTCTCATCAAAACCAAATCTTCGCAAGATTAGGTCTCACAAATACATTATCCACTTGTGCTGCGGTCACATTATGATAGCTGGAGGAATTCTAATTGGTTTCATAACAGTGACAGATTTGTTTACACCTGTCTCATATTTGCACATCAATCTTGGTCTGATAGCATTGACCTTGGATCGTTTCCTTACTATACAGTTTCCATTCAGATATTCCAATTGGAGGAAGGAGAATTATATTTTGGCTCTCCTTTGGTTTGCAACTGTTATGGCAAcagtatatgtttttttaacgaAACCGTCAACAGAAGAAAAAGCGTCAACACAAAACAATGACAATACCATGATTATGTTCGTAATTGTCACAGCTGTTGTCATCTTTATTCTGACACTTTCCAATGCGTTACTATTTCATACTGCTAGGAAACAGTTATATAGCATTAAAAAAATGGAGATTGCGTTGAAAACAACAGAACCCAAAGCAACAG ATTCATCGGCAAGAAACGCATCATCCAGTGCTTCAACACGTAAACAGCAAGTGAAAGAAATCAGACAGTTTTATATCTGTTTTGGTTTTGTTCTGACATATGTCTTGGCATGGTCTCCTCCAGTAATAACAAAGTTTATTCACCTCGCATTTAATATCAAGGCGTCTCATATGACTTTTGCATGGATGATTACTTTTACAAATCTGAATTCTCTTTCCGATGGACTGATTTTTATCGggttaaacaaaagtttaaggAATGTGTGTCAATCAATTTTCTACAAGATGAAGGGGAAGCCAAACACACACAGCTTCAGTGACACAAGTAGCACTTCACATAAGTAA